One Glycine max cultivar Williams 82 chromosome 3, Glycine_max_v4.0, whole genome shotgun sequence DNA window includes the following coding sequences:
- the LOC100816240 gene encoding auxin-responsive protein SAUR78 — MKKLNLILSKCKSLSRHLGRSSSFNSLRSKFAKEELREGNGMQEGEHCETVLFVGSTRKRYVISSKYLNHPLLKALINKSKQKGSDESVLVVNCEVVLFDHLLWMLENADPKFGSDSLEELAELYVF, encoded by the coding sequence atGAAAAAGCTCAATCTAATACTTAGTAAGTGCAAGAGCTTGTCAAGGCATCTAGGAAGATCTTCATCATTTAATAGCCTAAGGTCCAAGTTTGCTAAGGAAGAGTTACGGGAAGGAAATGGCATGCAAGAAGGTGAACATTGTGAAACTGTATTATTTGTTGGCAGCACAAGGAAACGGTATGTGATAAGCTCCAAGTATCTGAATCATCCTCTTCTGAAAGCTCTCATCAACAAGTCAAAGCAAAAGGGCAGTGATGAAAGTGTTTTGGTGGTGAACTGTGAGGTGGTTCTCTTTGATCATCTATTGTGGATGCTAGAAAATGCAGATCCTAAGTTTGGTTCTGACTCTTTGGAGGAATTGGCTGAACTCTATGTGTTTTGA